The sequence below is a genomic window from Sphingobacterium sp. ML3W.
TGAATTGGTTTTTGATTCTTCAGATCCTTTAAAATACGAGTTATTCGAATGCTTTGTTCTTCCGATAATACGTGTTCTTTGTTTAAACTATATTGCATTCTAGAAAGCCCTAATACATCTTCTACAACCATATAGAAGATGTTTTTAATTTCTTCTGTATGATAAAATGTGGCTAGTTCCTCTTGGAATAAGCTGTCATAGGTTTTTAAATTTTCCATAGGTCAAACTTAGATAAATTTGTTTTATTTACAATTATAATTGCATCATATATAAAACATTTATTCGTTCGTATCTTTTTTATTTGGTACTTATGGCTGTTATACAATTATCTATTTTCCCTCTACAATCAAGAGTTATTTTATAGCGTAAATTTACAATATATCTTGTATTTTTTGTTACAGCATTGTTTTGATACTTTTGTGTATGAATAAGCAAGAAAGCTACATGCATAGGTGTCTCGAATTGGCAGTTTTAGGTGCTGGTACTACAAGTCCCAATCCAATGGTCGGGGCTGTGATTGTTTTTGAAGATCAAATTATAGGTGAAGGATACACTTCTCCTTACGGTGGGGCACATGCAGAAGTAAACGCTATTCAACAAGTCTTGGATCGTTATCATGAAGATGCTGCTGCTATATTACATGCTGCCGTTTTTTACGTTAGTCTCGAGCCTTGTGCGCACTATGGTAAGACTCCTCCTTGTGCGGATCTAATAGCGAAATATAAACCTAAAAAGGTGTGTATAGCCTGTTTGGATCCTTTTGCTAAAGTGGACGGTAAAGGAATTACGATCTTAAAAGAGGCTGGTATTGCAGTTGAAGTCGGTTTATTAGAGCAAGAAGCTTTATGGCTAAACAGAAGATTTTTCACACGTGTTCAAAAAAATAGACCTTATGTAATCCTCAAATGGGCCGAAAGTGCAGATGGGTTTATTGGGAAAGAGGGTGAGCAGGTATGGATTAGTAATCAAGCGAGTAAGCAATTGGTTCATAAATGGCGGGCTGAAGAAGATGCCATCCTAGTTGG
It includes:
- the ribD gene encoding bifunctional diaminohydroxyphosphoribosylaminopyrimidine deaminase/5-amino-6-(5-phosphoribosylamino)uracil reductase RibD is translated as MNKQESYMHRCLELAVLGAGTTSPNPMVGAVIVFEDQIIGEGYTSPYGGAHAEVNAIQQVLDRYHEDAAAILHAAVFYVSLEPCAHYGKTPPCADLIAKYKPKKVCIACLDPFAKVDGKGITILKEAGIAVEVGLLEQEALWLNRRFFTRVQKNRPYVILKWAESADGFIGKEGEQVWISNQASKQLVHKWRAEEDAILVGTKTALVDNPSLTVREWKGRNPKRILIDKLLVVPTDAAILNDEAETLIFNAVKSEWMGHNKYIELENFDWYLPQNILYQLYLMDVQSIIIEGGAKTLNLFIEAGLWDEARIFKGTSILGEGIKAPHISGTLKKTKKVSDDRLEIWVNS